Proteins encoded together in one Tepidibacillus fermentans window:
- a CDS encoding IS4 family transposase, whose translation MDKFTRKTSFEQWFSPINRPLFDDLVKTHQLNHYTKKLYMASFMKLLLYAQLHETESLRALSDAVFLEELQRATGLESISFSQLGRRINTIPTEFFQTIFLDLVAQIHRKTNFQTRRKVTTPLKIIDSSTLPLNLTNHKWAEFRKTKSGVKLHLRLVFMEKGLSYPDKAVLTNANEHDRGQLEVFVDDKECMYVFDRGYLDYGRFDQMTEDGYFFVTRLRKNAVVRVLESFSLPEDSPVFSDEMVVIGTPQNRSENVFRLLKLHDTKGNELHLLTNRFDIDADEIAETYQSRWAIELFFKWMKQHLNIKKFFGHSEQAVHNQVYVAMIVYCLNVLAQLNTNSERSYLQISRYLKASLWKSAHIWLRKIEGNGVP comes from the coding sequence ATGGATAAGTTTACACGAAAAACATCATTTGAACAATGGTTTTCACCGATTAATCGTCCATTATTTGACGACCTAGTGAAAACACATCAATTAAATCACTATACCAAGAAGCTTTATATGGCTTCATTTATGAAACTGCTTTTGTATGCCCAACTCCATGAAACCGAGAGTTTACGGGCGTTGAGTGACGCTGTCTTTTTAGAAGAATTACAACGAGCAACGGGATTGGAATCGATTAGTTTTTCACAGTTAGGGAGACGAATCAATACCATCCCAACTGAGTTCTTTCAAACGATTTTTCTCGATTTAGTGGCACAAATTCATCGGAAAACCAATTTCCAAACAAGAAGAAAAGTGACAACGCCTTTGAAAATCATTGATTCGAGTACATTACCGCTTAATTTGACCAATCATAAGTGGGCAGAGTTTCGAAAAACAAAATCAGGAGTAAAGCTTCACTTACGACTTGTTTTTATGGAAAAAGGACTCTCCTATCCAGATAAAGCCGTACTCACGAATGCCAACGAACATGATCGTGGTCAACTAGAAGTATTCGTGGATGACAAAGAATGCATGTACGTGTTTGATCGTGGTTACTTGGATTATGGGCGCTTTGATCAAATGACGGAAGATGGCTATTTCTTTGTGACCCGTTTGCGTAAAAACGCTGTTGTCCGAGTGTTAGAATCCTTTTCGTTACCAGAAGATTCACCCGTATTCTCTGATGAAATGGTTGTCATTGGAACACCACAAAATCGTTCTGAAAACGTGTTTCGCTTACTCAAATTGCATGATACAAAAGGAAATGAGCTTCATTTACTGACAAATCGGTTTGACATTGACGCAGATGAAATTGCAGAAACCTACCAATCACGTTGGGCAATCGAACTTTTTTTCAAATGGATGAAACAACATCTGAACATTAAAAAGTTTTTTGGTCACAGTGAACAAGCTGTACATAATCAAGTGTACGTAGCCATGATAGTGTACTGTCTGAATGTTTTAGCTCAGTTGAACACGAATAGCGAACGCAGTTACTTACAAATTAGTCGCTATTTGAAGGCTTCTTTGTGGAAATCCGCTCACATTTGGTTACGAAAAATCGAAGGAAACGGCGTCCCATAA
- the radC gene encoding RadC family protein, whose protein sequence is MEILNVEKSKKFPAKRVNIVSIKLVKESSVLYKERCIRSPKDGYQLLKQFLAERDREHFIVVSLDTKNQPVSINVCHIGSLNASIVHPREVMKSAILSNAASIIVGHNHPSGKAEPSREDIEVTKRLVEAGKIIGIEVLDHIIVGDETFTSLKEKGYI, encoded by the coding sequence ATGGAGATTTTAAATGTTGAGAAATCAAAGAAATTCCCTGCAAAAAGGGTTAATATTGTATCTATTAAATTAGTAAAGGAATCAAGCGTTCTCTATAAAGAACGTTGTATCCGGTCACCTAAAGATGGATATCAGCTGTTAAAGCAGTTTTTAGCTGAAAGAGACCGTGAGCATTTCATCGTTGTTTCACTTGATACCAAGAATCAACCAGTCTCAATCAATGTTTGCCATATTGGGAGCTTAAACGCAAGCATCGTTCATCCGAGAGAAGTGATGAAATCGGCTATATTGTCAAACGCCGCTTCAATCATTGTCGGTCACAATCATCCTTCGGGAAAAGCGGAACCCAGCCGAGAAGACATTGAAGTAACGAAAAGATTGGTGGAGGCAGGAAAAATCATTGGCATTGAGGTTTTGGATCACATAATAGTAGGAGATGAAACGTTTACGTCTTTAAAAGAAAAAGGTTATATCTAA